The following are from one region of the Actinoplanes sp. L3-i22 genome:
- a CDS encoding GNAT family N-acetyltransferase, with the protein MTTILAMTDEHADQVLDIYRLGIATGDATFETEPPDWAGFTASRLPEHRFVALDPAGAVVGWVACSAVSDRRVYAGVVEHSVYVHPDARGRGIGRALLEALIAATEAAGIWTIQSGIFPANTASLALHTACGFRIIGTRERVGRHHGTWRDVLLVERRSPIIT; encoded by the coding sequence ATGACGACCATCCTGGCCATGACCGACGAGCACGCCGACCAGGTGCTCGACATTTACCGGCTCGGCATCGCGACCGGCGACGCCACCTTCGAGACCGAGCCGCCGGACTGGGCCGGGTTCACCGCGAGCCGCCTGCCCGAGCACCGGTTCGTCGCCCTCGACCCGGCCGGCGCGGTGGTCGGCTGGGTCGCCTGCAGCGCCGTGTCGGACCGGCGCGTGTACGCCGGCGTCGTCGAGCACTCGGTCTACGTCCACCCGGACGCCCGCGGCCGGGGCATCGGCCGGGCCCTGCTCGAAGCGTTGATCGCCGCCACCGAGGCGGCCGGGATCTGGACCATCCAATCCGGGATCTTCCCGGCGAACACCGCCAGCCTCGCCCTGCACACCGCCTGCGGCTTCCGGATCATCGGCACCCGCGAACGCGTCGGCCGGCACCACGGCACCTGGCGCGACGTCCTGCTCGTCGAACGCCGCAGCCCGATCATCACCTGA